The region CGAGGGATTGCACCCCAGCAGCCAAACTCGCCCTCCATGGCCAGATCGAGCAACGCCTTTTCCGGCTCCAATCTGCGGTGCGTTGACACTAGCGGCTCATACGGCCACATTGGCCCTTTGGACTGCGGACTCAATTTGATCGATTTCGTCGTCGGTCAACTCTGCAAACAGTTGTCGCTTCCCTTGCGCGAGCCTACCCTTGTTCTGATGAATGAGCCGCACGATCAGGGACGCCCGCTGGTTCGGCATATCAACGATCTCCATGACCAACTGCACGGCTGCGTCGAAGAACTTTAAAAACTCCAATTCAGTTTTTAAATCCCTGTCAATGGTGTCTTCAATGCAGGCAAACAAATACTCGGTCTCGATGGTGGCGTCAAAATAGCGATAGAGATCCGCAGTCTCGCTGGATACGGTCATCCTGTGGTCCGCGTCCATGGTGTACTGGATCCATGGATGAATCGCACCGGAGAAGTTCTCCAGCACACGGCCGTAGGCGGCCATGTCCCTGAGCATAACTGCCGAAACAGGAAAGAGGACACCCCGCGGAGTGAAGTTCATCTTTGCCAGCACGTGGTGCACCAGGAATCGGTGAATGCGCCCGTTCCCGTCCTGAAATGGGTGTACAAACACGAAACCGAAGGCTCCAGCAGCTGCGGCGCATACCGGATGGACGGGGCTGCCCGTGTCCAACAGCCGGGCCATCATCCGCATCCAGCCGTCCATGAGTGAACCGACATCCTGCGGCCTGGGGCAAACAAAATGAACTTCCTGAGAATAGTCGGGCAGGGTCTCACCGACGTACACCTGGTTATCCCGCCAGTCTTCTTGGGCGTACCGAGGATCGACGATCGCATTCTGGAGTTCGACCAGGGCTTTTTTCCTGAGCGCGTCAAATTTTTCTGCTCTCATCAGAGCGGCCACAAAACGCTCGGTGCGGTCTTTGCTGGGGGCCTCACCTTCGATGGCAAAAGATGATTTCGTTTCTTTGGTGAAGAGATAGTGGATCGCTCGTTTCAAAACCGCCGGATCAACTCCGGCAACCATGGCTTGCGCCCGCTCGGCCAGATTCTTTTCGAAATCAGCTTTGAGCTTTTCCGTCCGGCGAATGAGCGGGCAATAGTCTTTGTTGCCCAGAAGATTGTCGAAGACGCGCTGCCGTCTCACGCGCATTGCCGGGCCTACAATATGGAGGTCTTGATCAAGCAAATCGATGTACGGGCCGGAGGTCAGATCCGGGACACTGAAAGTGTTCCCGGTGAGCAGTTCATACAGATACCAGGCGCGCCGGGCGAAGATTCCGTTGGGCTCGCTTTGCACCCAATGCTCAAGCTTAATCTTTTCGATCTGCTGGAAAGCCGCTTTGTATACCCCCAGATCGAGTGGCTCATAGCGCAGAGCAAAGCGAAGTTGTCCAATCACTCCCTCGTCCGGTTTGTACGATGTGGGATACTGTTC is a window of Terriglobia bacterium DNA encoding:
- a CDS encoding Fic family protein; translation: MSKDRNRAISLGLVAIIDQLGLKIPYPAVRSELTGGARRTRITNAEVLEQYPTSYKPDEGVIGQLRFALRYEPLDLGVYKAAFQQIEKIKLEHWVQSEPNGIFARRAWYLYELLTGNTFSVPDLTSGPYIDLLDQDLHIVGPAMRVRRQRVFDNLLGNKDYCPLIRRTEKLKADFEKNLAERAQAMVAGVDPAVLKRAIHYLFTKETKSSFAIEGEAPSKDRTERFVAALMRAEKFDALRKKALVELQNAIVDPRYAQEDWRDNQVYVGETLPDYSQEVHFVCPRPQDVGSLMDGWMRMMARLLDTGSPVHPVCAAAAGAFGFVFVHPFQDGNGRIHRFLVHHVLAKMNFTPRGVLFPVSAVMLRDMAAYGRVLENFSGAIHPWIQYTMDADHRMTVSSETADLYRYFDATIETEYLFACIEDTIDRDLKTELEFLKFFDAAVQLVMEIVDMPNQRASLIVRLIHQNKGRLAQGKRQLFAELTDDEIDQIESAVQRANVAV